A window of Halostella salina contains these coding sequences:
- the citE gene encoding L-malyl-CoA/beta-methylmalyl-CoA lyase, which yields MTRLCRTFQTAPAAVAKENSAKYLDSALAAEGFEAPDWLVPDLEDGTAPNRKDEALENVVDRLAGGTGFAGELWPRVQWGYDSERDRERGREEIRTIVREAGDAVDGVVVPKVGRVADVERAAEAVAEAEREYGHPDGSVELSVIVETARAKSDLREIARFGADSRLAGLVFGPVDYTAELGGRAIDGQRPTWDGLLADLSNEASANDLVAVGGPFDDLFRERAGVRFYNGDAYADQVEREATLGLDGSWSLYPKQTAQANRIHMPTPEELRRDVRKIERFEAAKAEGTGAVTLDGQMVDEATFKNFANTVRTVHRIDAARPAQTEAAYDPDLLDRALGLDPEW from the coding sequence ATGACACGACTCTGCCGCACGTTCCAGACCGCACCGGCCGCCGTCGCCAAGGAGAACTCGGCGAAGTACCTCGACTCCGCGCTCGCCGCCGAGGGGTTCGAGGCCCCCGACTGGCTCGTCCCCGACCTGGAGGACGGCACCGCGCCGAACCGCAAGGACGAGGCGCTGGAAAACGTCGTCGACCGCCTCGCCGGCGGCACCGGCTTCGCCGGCGAACTCTGGCCGCGCGTCCAGTGGGGGTACGACAGCGAGCGCGACCGGGAGCGCGGCCGCGAGGAGATCCGGACGATCGTCCGCGAGGCGGGCGACGCCGTCGACGGCGTCGTCGTCCCCAAGGTCGGCCGCGTCGCGGACGTGGAGCGCGCCGCCGAGGCGGTCGCCGAGGCCGAGCGCGAGTACGGCCACCCCGACGGCTCGGTCGAACTCTCGGTCATCGTCGAGACGGCCCGCGCGAAGTCGGACCTCCGCGAGATCGCCCGGTTCGGCGCGGACTCGCGGCTCGCCGGCCTCGTCTTCGGCCCGGTCGACTACACCGCAGAACTGGGCGGCCGGGCCATCGACGGTCAGCGCCCGACGTGGGACGGCCTCCTCGCGGACCTCTCGAACGAGGCGAGCGCGAATGACCTCGTCGCGGTCGGCGGCCCGTTCGACGACCTGTTCCGCGAGCGGGCGGGCGTCCGCTTCTACAACGGCGACGCCTACGCGGACCAGGTGGAGCGCGAGGCGACGCTCGGGCTGGACGGAAGCTGGTCGCTGTACCCGAAACAGACCGCACAGGCCAACCGCATCCACATGCCGACCCCCGAGGAACTCCGACGGGACGTGCGCAAGATCGAACGGTTCGAGGCGGCGAAGGCGGAGGGAACCGGAGCCGTCACGCTCGACGGGCAGATGGTCGACGAGGCGACGTTCAAGAACTTCGCGAACACCGTGCGGACGGTCCACCGGATAGACGCGGCCCGCCCGGCACAGACCGAGGCGGCGTACGACCCGGACCTGCTGGACCGTGCGCTCGGTCTGGACCCCGAG